In Pseudomonas lutea, the genomic stretch GCCCGGTGGTTACACCGGACAACCTGACCATTACTGTGTCGGTCGGGGACTCGCTGTTCGACGACCGCTTTGGCCTGGAATCGGTCAAACCCAAGCGTTTGCAGCGCATGGTCGGCTTCCCTAACGACGCCCTGGAGGCCGATTGCTGCCACGGCGACTTGAGCATTCAGTTCTGCTCGAACGCGCCGGACAGCAACATTCACGCCTTGCGCGACATCGTTAAAAACCTGCCCGACCTGCTGCTGGTGCGCTGGAAACAGGAAGGCACCGTGCCCGCCCAGGCGCCGTTGAAACCGGGCCAGGCGCCGGAAAGCGCGCGTAACTTCCTGGGCTTCCGCGACGGTTCGGCCAACCCGGACTCCAACAACCAGAAGACCATGAACGAGCTGGTCTGGGTGCAGCCGGGCAGCGACGAACCAGCCTGGGCCGCCAACGGCAGCTATCAGGCGGTGCGGATCATCCGCAACTTCGTCGAGCGTTGGGACCGTACGCCCCTGCAAGAGCAGGAAGCGATCTTCGGCCGGGTCAAAACCACCGGTGCGCCGATGGATGGCAAGACCGAGGCCGACGTTCCGGATTACCACAAAGACCCGGAAGGCAAGATCACCAAACTCGACTCGCACATCCGCCTCGCCAACCCGCGCACCGCGGAAACCCAGCGCAACCTGATCCTGCGTCGCCCGTTCAACTACTCCAACGGCGTGAACAAGAACGGTCAGCTGGACATGGGTTTGCTGTTCATCTGCTATCAGGCAGATCTGGAGAAAGGTTTCATCACCGTGCAGACCCGCCTCAACGGCGAGCCGCTGGAGGAGTACCTCAAGCCCATCGGTGGCGGCTACTTCTTCACCCTGCCGGGCGTGGTCGACCGTAACGATTTCATTGGCCGGTCATTGCTGGCTGCATCTGCCCAAACAACAAAAACTGCCTGACAACCCTTACCTCACAGGAAGAGCTCTATGAAAAAGTCGCCTCTCGCGTTGTTGCTTACCTTTGGCGTGTTGCAGACCTCGATGTCCGCGTTCGCCGCCACTGCGCCGCTGGACCTGGTGACGCCGGTGTCGGATTACAAAATCTACGTGACCGAGAACGTCGACACGCTGGCCGCTGACACTCAGAAATTTACTGACGCGATCAAAAAAGGCGACCTGGCGGCGGCGAAAAAACTGTTCCCCACCACGCGTTTGTCCTACGAATCGATCGAGCCCATCGCCGAGCTGTTCAGCGACCTGGACGCCTCGATCGACTCACGCGAAGACGATCACGAGAACGGCGTGAAGGCCGACGATTTCACCGGTTTCCACCGTCTGGAATACGCGTTGTTCTCGCAGAACACCACCAAGGATCAAGCCGTGTTCGCCGACAAGCTGCTGGCTGACGTGAAAGAGCTGCAGTCGCGCATTGCCGACATGACCTTCCCGCCCGAGAAAGTGGTCGGCGGTGCTGCCGCACTGATGGAAGAAGTCGCGGCAACCAAGCTGTCGGGTGAGGAAGACCGTTACAGCCATACCGATCTCTATGATTTCCAGGGCAACGTGGACGGCTCGAAGAAGATCGTTGACCTGTTCAAGCCGCAGCTGGAGCAGTCGGACAAGGCATTCGTGGCCAAGGTCGAGAAGAACTTTGCGACGGTGGACAAGATCCTGGCGAAGTACAAGACCAAGGACGGTGGCTACGAGACGTACGACAAAGTGAAGGAGCAGGACCGCAAGGCGCTGGCAGGTCCGGTCAATACGTTGGCTGAGGATTTGTCGCAGATGCGCGGGAAATTGGGTTTGAACTGATTTCGATGCGATGAAAAGCCCGCTTGCCGAGGGATTGGCAGGCGGGTTTTTTGTTGTTGGTGATTTTGAAGCCAGGTCCAGGGCATCTGCCTGACGGCAGATCGTTTTGCCTTCGGCGAGTCACATGATAAAGCCCTGCCTTCGGTTTTAAAGAGCAGCCAAGAGCTTGTGCTTCTGGTTGGGCCCCTCCTCCGTCGGGGT encodes the following:
- the efeB gene encoding iron uptake transporter deferrochelatase/peroxidase subunit is translated as MKDDSKNSPISTDRRRVLLGLGAAGAAVAGASLTGNAFAATPPAPAQVTEAPKSEKTQDHNEFHGIHQSGIVNPRPTAGMMVSFDVLAQDREDLERMFRTLNERIAFLMTGGAVPQVDPKLPPLDSGILGPVVTPDNLTITVSVGDSLFDDRFGLESVKPKRLQRMVGFPNDALEADCCHGDLSIQFCSNAPDSNIHALRDIVKNLPDLLLVRWKQEGTVPAQAPLKPGQAPESARNFLGFRDGSANPDSNNQKTMNELVWVQPGSDEPAWAANGSYQAVRIIRNFVERWDRTPLQEQEAIFGRVKTTGAPMDGKTEADVPDYHKDPEGKITKLDSHIRLANPRTAETQRNLILRRPFNYSNGVNKNGQLDMGLLFICYQADLEKGFITVQTRLNGEPLEEYLKPIGGGYFFTLPGVVDRNDFIGRSLLAASAQTTKTA
- the efeO gene encoding iron uptake system protein EfeO codes for the protein MKKSPLALLLTFGVLQTSMSAFAATAPLDLVTPVSDYKIYVTENVDTLAADTQKFTDAIKKGDLAAAKKLFPTTRLSYESIEPIAELFSDLDASIDSREDDHENGVKADDFTGFHRLEYALFSQNTTKDQAVFADKLLADVKELQSRIADMTFPPEKVVGGAAALMEEVAATKLSGEEDRYSHTDLYDFQGNVDGSKKIVDLFKPQLEQSDKAFVAKVEKNFATVDKILAKYKTKDGGYETYDKVKEQDRKALAGPVNTLAEDLSQMRGKLGLN